The Actinomycetota bacterium DNA window GCTTAAATAGGAGGAAGAAAATGACCCCGGACGTCATTGAGTTTGAGATTCTGACCGACTATAGAATTAAGGTGATTTTATCGAGCGGAAAAACCGGAGTATTTAATGTTGCTCCATACCTTGACAAAGGAATCTTCACGGAATTGAAGGATTATAGCTATTTCAAAAGAGCGAGAATTGAATTCGGAACTCTCGTATGGCCGAATGAACAGGATTTCAGTCCTGAGACAATAGAGATAAAAATGGAGGAGATAGCATAACAAGCGGCTTCAGCGGACAGCAAAACGCGCCGCCGGTGAGCTTTGACCCCGCCGGAAAACCGCACGCCGGGATCTGTGCGGGGGCTGTCGGGTAACCGGCAGCCCTACCGCAACTCTATTACCCCAACGCCATCAAAATGGCTTTCTTAACATCGTCGATCTGCTCCGCATCGTCGAGTTTCTGCCCGTTTACATCCCACACATAAAAGACGTCGACGACTTTGTCGACGCTGGTCGATACTTTTGCCAGGTGGATGTCGAGGCGCAGGTCGTACATGACCCTGGTGATGGTATAGAGGAGGCCGATGCGGTCCTCGGCGTGGACTTCGATGATAGTGTAGAAATCGGACGAGGTATTGTCGATTCTCACCTCGGGCGATTTTTTCAGCGCGTGCTTCGTCATCCCGTTGCCCTTATAGCGTTTGGCCTTTTCAGCGACGCGGTACTCGAGCGATATCTTGCCCGCGAGCGCGCGCGTAATGTCGGTTTTTATCTTATCCCACGCATCTTCATCGACGTTCTTGTCGAAGTAGCTTGCGATACGGAAGATGTCGAGCGCGACTCCGTCGCTTCTCGTGTAGACCTGGGCGCCCAGGATGTTAACGCCGTTTAGGGCCAACACGCCGGAGACCTTGCAGAAGAGACCCGGCTGGTCCGGCGCGACGAGCGTCAGTTCGCAGACGCGGTCTTTGCGCCGCGCGCTTATCCCGATGGCCTCGCGCCCCTCGCGCCCGTCCCGCATCAACTTGAAATGCCTGATGATGTCGTCGCTCGTCTGCGATTGGAGGTAAGAAGGGGGCATCCGCGCGAGAAACGCCTCTATCTCGGTATTTTCGTAGCGCCCGGCCAAGCTCGATTTTACCGATGACGCGGTCTTCTTGCGTCTCTCGATGCTCTTCTTAGTCGTATACTCGCCGCTCTCGATGACATGGATAACCTTCGAGAAAAGCTCGCGCATGAGGATATCCTTCCAGGCGTCCCAGGCTTTCGGGCCGGTCGCCAGGGCATCGGCGATGGAGATAAGGTAGAGCATCTTGGCCGTCTGCCTGTCGGCGATTGTCGATGCCGGCTCGATGATGACGTTCTCGTCGTTTAGGTCGCGGCGCATCGCGGTGCCGGGCAAGAGCAGGTGGTGCTCGACGAGCATGCTGATAACGCGGCCTTCCCGAGCGGTAAAGCCCATGCGCGCGCTGACATCCTTTACCATCTTGGAGCCGCGCTTGCTGTGCTCGTGGCCGCCGCCCTTGCCGATGTCGTGAAGGAGCGCGGCGATGAGTAGGAGGTCTATCCGTTCGATTTCGCCATAGAGCTCACGAAGGAGCGGGTTGGTCGAATCGTAGTTGCCCGCGCCCATCTTTTGCAGCTCGGCTACTGTCAGGAACGAGTGCATGTCGACCGTGTAGAGGTGGTAGGCGTCGTGCTGGGGCAGGCAGACCACATGCTCCCACTCCGGTATATAGCGGGATAGAAGACCGAGGTGGTCCATACACCCCAGCGCGGGCAACGCGCGCGAGCCCGCTTTTAGGATTTCGATGAAGTCGTCGCGCATCTCGCGCGTCCAGGTGTCGGGTCGGGGCAGGTTCTCGAGCCCCTCGCGCACTAGGTCGAGCTTTTTAAAATCGAGGGGATAATCGTGCTCCAGCGCGAGGCGAAAGAGCTTTATCTCCGAGCCGGGAGAGTCGCGCACGGCGTCGGTCGATGCAAGCGAAAGCCTGCCGCCCCTAAGGACGATGCCGCCCGCTATATTTATGCTATCGCTTGCTAATGTAGCGTATACCGGGTTTAAAAGAGCGTCTTTGAGCTGGTCCCAGAAGCCGCGCGATATGCGCTCGACCGCGCTCGCGTGCGTGTAGAACCGGCGCATGAAATTTTCGACTCCGCTGCTTCCGGCGCTCTTCTTAAATCCCAATCCCTTGGCTATCTCAGCCTGGTACTCGAAGAAGAGGCGGTCGGTCTTGCGTTCCGCCGTATGGTGAAGGTAGGTCCGCACCATCAGCATAAACTCGTAAGCCTGCTCAAGCGCACGGGCGTCGAACGCGGAGAGATAACCCTCTTTGGCCAGGCCGTTAAGGGATGCGATACCGAAGAGGCCCTTCGCCGACCAGATGATAGCTTGAATATCGCGCAAACCGCCCTCACCGTCTTTTATATCGGGTTCCAACAGATACGCCGCCTGGCCGTATTGGAGATGTCGCCGTTCGTTTTCGGCGAGGATGTTCTCGAGAAACCGCCCGCCGCCTTTCGCGCGAATCTGCCGGGTAAGCCCGAGTTGCAGCTCCTCCAGGAGCGCGTTGTCGCCGGTGATTAGCCTCGCCTCAAGGAGCGAGGTCCGTACCTCGAAGTCGGATGCCGCCATCCGCAGGCTTTCTTTTAGCGTTCGGGTGCCGTGCCCGACCTCGAGCCCGAGGTCCCAGAGGGGATAGAATAGCTCCTCGGATATTTGCGTGATGTGGACGCGATTCTTCAAGCGGTGGAGTATCATAAGGTCGATATCGGACGCGGGGCAGAGCGCTCGGCGCCCGTACCCGCCCAGGGCCAATACTGCGACCCCTTTAAGGCTCGCCAGAGTACCGCCGAGCACATCGCCGAGGACGCCCGCCGCGATGCGCTGGATAAGCTCGTCTATCATATCGGAGCGTCTCGCGGCGACATCGCGCCCCGAAGGCTCCGCGTAATATGTGTCGTGCAGCTCGCGAAGGCCGCGCTCATAGCTCTCGCGCAGCGTTGCCGGCTTATCCACCATGACCTGCCCGCTTGCCTTAAATCGCATCGGTTCCGCGTTCACTCGTCCGTATCCTTACCACATCGTCGACAGGGTAGATGAATATCTTTCCGTCACCGAACATGCTGCTATTCCGCGTTATTGTTGTGATATACCAGACCTGGTTTTGCTCTCATTA harbors:
- the glnD gene encoding [protein-PII] uridylyltransferase yields the protein MRFKASGQVMVDKPATLRESYERGLRELHDTYYAEPSGRDVAARRSDMIDELIQRIAAGVLGDVLGGTLASLKGVAVLALGGYGRRALCPASDIDLMILHRLKNRVHITQISEELFYPLWDLGLEVGHGTRTLKESLRMAASDFEVRTSLLEARLITGDNALLEELQLGLTRQIRAKGGGRFLENILAENERRHLQYGQAAYLLEPDIKDGEGGLRDIQAIIWSAKGLFGIASLNGLAKEGYLSAFDARALEQAYEFMLMVRTYLHHTAERKTDRLFFEYQAEIAKGLGFKKSAGSSGVENFMRRFYTHASAVERISRGFWDQLKDALLNPVYATLASDSINIAGGIVLRGGRLSLASTDAVRDSPGSEIKLFRLALEHDYPLDFKKLDLVREGLENLPRPDTWTREMRDDFIEILKAGSRALPALGCMDHLGLLSRYIPEWEHVVCLPQHDAYHLYTVDMHSFLTVAELQKMGAGNYDSTNPLLRELYGEIERIDLLLIAALLHDIGKGGGHEHSKRGSKMVKDVSARMGFTAREGRVISMLVEHHLLLPGTAMRRDLNDENVIIEPASTIADRQTAKMLYLISIADALATGPKAWDAWKDILMRELFSKVIHVIESGEYTTKKSIERRKKTASSVKSSLAGRYENTEIEAFLARMPPSYLQSQTSDDIIRHFKLMRDGREGREAIGISARRKDRVCELTLVAPDQPGLFCKVSGVLALNGVNILGAQVYTRSDGVALDIFRIASYFDKNVDEDAWDKIKTDITRALAGKISLEYRVAEKAKRYKGNGMTKHALKKSPEVRIDNTSSDFYTIIEVHAEDRIGLLYTITRVMYDLRLDIHLAKVSTSVDKVVDVFYVWDVNGQKLDDAEQIDDVKKAILMALG
- a CDS encoding DUF2442 domain-containing protein, whose amino-acid sequence is MTPDVIEFEILTDYRIKVILSSGKTGVFNVAPYLDKGIFTELKDYSYFKRARIEFGTLVWPNEQDFSPETIEIKMEEIA